The Pseudomonas entomophila genome segment AACTCATGGCAATGATCGCTTTTATCCTTTTGTGCAAAGCTGACCGAAGCCTCAGAATCGACCCTTCGCTCAACAGGATCATCAAGAAGGATCGCCCCATGCATGTCGCGCCCACCACCGAACTCAAGGCTCTCCTGCGCCTGGCCGGGCCACTGATCGCCTCGCAGCTGGCGCACATGCTGATGGTGCTGACCGACACCTTGATGATGGCCCGCATCAGCCCGCAAGCCTTGGCCGGCGGCGGCCTGGGCGCGGCGAGCTATTCGTTCGTGTCGATCTTCTGCCTGGGGGTGATCGCCGCCGTCGGCACCTTGGTGGCGATCCGCAAGGGCGCCAACGACATCGAGGGCGCCACGCGCCTGGCACAAAGCGGCCTGTGGCTGGCCTGGGGCCTGGCCGTGGTCTCGGCGCTGGTGCTGTGGAACCTCAAGCCCGCGCTGCTGCTGTCTGGCCAGAAGCCGGAAAACGTCGACGCGGCCATGCAGTTCCTCACCCTGCTGCCGCTGGCCCTGCCCAGCTACATGACCTTCATGGCCCTGCGCGGCTTCACCAGTGCCCTGGGCCGCTCGACGCCGGTGATGGTCATCAGCCTGGCTGGCACGGTGCTCAACTACCTGCTCAACCATGCGCTCATCGAAGGCATGTTCGGCCTGCCCAAGCTGGGCCTGATGGGTATCGGCCTGGTCACCGCGCTGGTGTCGCTGGGCATGGCCATCGCCCTGGCGCTGTACATCCGCTGGCACAAGGCCTATGCCGCCTACCCGCTGCGCAAGGGGCTGTCGCGGCCTTCGCTGCCGGCGCTGCGCGAGCTGTGGCGCCTGGGCCTGCCGATCGGCGGTACCTACATGGTCGAGGTCGGGCTGTTCGCCTTCGC includes the following:
- a CDS encoding NorM family multidrug efflux MATE transporter, which produces MHVAPTTELKALLRLAGPLIASQLAHMLMVLTDTLMMARISPQALAGGGLGAASYSFVSIFCLGVIAAVGTLVAIRKGANDIEGATRLAQSGLWLAWGLAVVSALVLWNLKPALLLSGQKPENVDAAMQFLTLLPLALPSYMTFMALRGFTSALGRSTPVMVISLAGTVLNYLLNHALIEGMFGLPKLGLMGIGLVTALVSLGMAIALALYIRWHKAYAAYPLRKGLSRPSLPALRELWRLGLPIGGTYMVEVGLFAFAALCMGVLGSTQLAAHQIALQIVSTAFMVPTGLSYAVTMRVGLYYGAGNLLAARSAGRVGIGFGASLMLGFAVLFLVLPNELVALLVNRQDPAFAPIFQLAVQLVMVAAWFELFDGVQTIAMGSIRGLKDARTTFLIGAVCYWLVGAPCAWLFAFTLGGGAPGIWWGLALGLACASVALTFGFEWRMKRMIGKAGVSAKAAVPAHL